A DNA window from Mycobacterium sp. IDR2000157661 contains the following coding sequences:
- a CDS encoding DUF4349 domain-containing protein, giving the protein MTQLSRWSAVRIAVLLAGVITLSLFTACTGTPDRPAQAPGGTAEVAGAPPPQDMPQPPTAERDVVRTASMTITVADPTEAADNAAAIVDDMQGRVDSRSDDAGSGTGRAHTSVVLRVPAAALDEAMARLKALGTVERAEITTEDVTTQRVDLDARIRALQTSVDRLLAMIRDADDPDALIKAEDALSERQAELDSLRAQREALGDRIDYSTVDVSFVAATIGGPAPEEYRGFLGQIERGWDALVSVVGNLVLLFGLLLPWLGVAAVAAGIAFGVVRLFTRRSSSGGAETAPARQSAGED; this is encoded by the coding sequence ATGACACAACTGTCGCGATGGTCGGCTGTGCGCATCGCCGTCCTGCTCGCCGGTGTGATCACGCTCAGCCTGTTCACCGCGTGTACCGGCACGCCGGATCGGCCCGCTCAGGCTCCGGGCGGAACGGCCGAAGTCGCCGGGGCGCCTCCGCCGCAGGACATGCCCCAGCCGCCGACGGCCGAGCGCGACGTGGTGAGGACCGCGTCGATGACCATCACGGTGGCCGATCCCACCGAGGCCGCGGACAACGCCGCCGCAATCGTCGACGACATGCAGGGGCGGGTCGACAGCCGCTCCGACGACGCCGGCTCGGGCACCGGCAGGGCCCACACCTCGGTGGTCCTCCGGGTGCCCGCCGCCGCCCTCGACGAGGCAATGGCCCGACTCAAGGCGCTGGGCACCGTCGAACGCGCCGAGATCACCACCGAGGACGTCACCACGCAGCGCGTCGACCTCGACGCCCGGATCAGGGCGCTGCAGACCTCGGTCGACCGGTTGCTCGCGATGATTCGCGACGCCGACGATCCCGACGCGCTGATCAAGGCAGAGGACGCGTTGTCGGAGCGCCAGGCCGAACTCGACAGCCTGCGTGCACAACGGGAGGCCCTCGGCGACCGCATCGACTACAGCACCGTCGATGTCAGCTTCGTCGCCGCCACGATCGGCGGGCCGGCGCCCGAGGAGTACCGCGGTTTTCTGGGCCAGATCGAGCGGGGATGGGACGCCCTGGTGTCCGTGGTCGGCAACCTGGTTCTGCTGTTCGGTCTGCTGCTGCCCTGGCTGGGGGTGGCCGCTGTCGCCGCAGGCATCGCCTTCGGCGTCGTGCGACTGTTCACCCGCCGATCCTCATCCGGCGGCGCCGAGACCGCGCCCGCCCGTCAGTCGGCGGGTGAGGACTGA
- a CDS encoding class I SAM-dependent methyltransferase: MTSTDNRTARWQRYWDKHSRSYDRQMGFFDRHLFGDSRAWACGQATGEVLEVAVGTGLNLEAYPTDVTLTGIDWSDAMLDVARERAAELGRAATLQQADAHSLPFPDASFDTVVCTFGLCAIPNHVKAINEMTRVLRPGGKLILVDHIASTSRIVRGVQRFLETFTVPLGGEHFLRRPSIRVRAAGMDVEQVERFKVGLVERLVARKPLDP, from the coding sequence GTGACTTCGACCGACAACCGGACCGCCCGTTGGCAACGCTATTGGGACAAGCACTCGCGCTCCTATGACCGGCAGATGGGCTTCTTCGACCGGCACCTGTTCGGCGACTCAAGAGCGTGGGCGTGCGGGCAAGCCACCGGCGAGGTGCTGGAGGTCGCTGTCGGCACCGGGCTCAACCTCGAGGCCTACCCCACAGACGTCACGCTGACCGGTATCGACTGGAGCGATGCCATGCTCGACGTAGCGCGCGAACGCGCGGCCGAGCTGGGACGCGCCGCCACCCTGCAGCAGGCCGACGCTCATTCGCTTCCGTTCCCCGACGCCTCCTTCGACACCGTCGTCTGCACATTCGGGCTGTGCGCGATCCCGAACCACGTCAAGGCCATCAACGAGATGACCCGGGTGTTGCGACCGGGCGGAAAGCTGATCCTCGTCGACCACATCGCGAGCACATCGCGGATCGTGCGCGGTGTGCAGCGTTTCCTGGAGACGTTCACCGTGCCGCTCGGTGGCGAACACTTCCTGCGCCGGCCCTCAATTCGGGTGCGGGCCGCGGGCATGGACGTCGAACAGGTCGAGCGCTTCAAGGTGGGACTGGTCGAACGCCTCGTCGCCCGCAAGCCCCTTGACCCGTAG
- a CDS encoding ArsR/SmtB family transcription factor — MSDPPDDNCDLLCLDLPHAEEIRASLPAADTVEYAAAAARSLGDPTRLTIAAALLRGQETCVCDMAWVVGQPQNLVSHHLRQLKVAGMVTSRRQGRLVIYRLTERGRALAETVMALAATPESGHV, encoded by the coding sequence ATGAGCGACCCGCCCGACGACAACTGCGACCTGCTGTGCCTTGATCTGCCGCACGCCGAGGAGATCCGTGCGTCGTTGCCTGCCGCGGACACGGTGGAATACGCGGCGGCGGCGGCCCGGTCCTTGGGCGATCCGACCCGACTGACGATCGCTGCTGCGCTGCTGCGCGGTCAGGAGACGTGCGTCTGCGATATGGCCTGGGTCGTGGGCCAGCCACAGAACCTGGTCTCACACCATCTGCGCCAGCTCAAGGTCGCGGGCATGGTGACCTCGCGACGGCAGGGCCGGTTGGTCATCTATCGACTCACCGAACGCGGCCGGGCGCTGGCCGAAACCGTGATGGCTCTAGCCGCGACGCCGGAGAGCGGCCATGTGTGA
- a CDS encoding heavy metal translocating P-type ATPase encodes MCDDCCGTQQGDEAGPEKLWHVRELQLAALAAVLLLAGWLVGRLGSPGVAMAIELAAVAAGAATFVPAAVRNLRHGRVGVGTLMTIAAIGAVALGQIAEAALLAILFSIAEGLEHYAVTRTRRGLRALLSLVPPTVSVLRDGHEMTVAPGELVVGDVMVLRPGERAATDCVISAGSTSLNLSAITGESVPVEAGPGSEVHAGAITGGGAIEVTVSSLASDSSLARIVHIVEDAQERKGSGQRLADRIARPLVPAIMALSAAVAGVGSLFGEPAVWVERALVVLVAASPCALAIAVPLTVVAAIGAASRQGALVKGGAAVEELGRIAVIALDKTGTLTQNSPQVIETVTTSGISETDALRMAAGVESRSEHPLAQAIMAAAGDDVAPAAGVSARAGHGITGQVGESALRLGKPGWIDPGPLADDVVRLQAAGATVVLLERDAEVLAAIAVRDELRPEAAEVVAQLRRMGAEVAMLTGDNRRTAEALAAEAGIDTVHAELLPEDKARLLAELSRGRPVAMVGDGVNDAPALATADIGIAMGAMGTDVAIETADVALMGEDLRHLPQVLTHSRRARRIMVQNIGLSLALIATLIPLAAFGVLGLATVVFIHELAEVLVILNAIRAARIESLPKLSTWVPDSCSLPTAEQPLRVAEFAALFRDSVLGYTRTGATKLVLVVAADAEKTARELAARETECCTFFDFRFTASGSDVVMSVSVPESRTGVLDALTEAVSAARPTHRPIES; translated from the coding sequence ATGTGTGACGATTGCTGCGGCACTCAACAGGGCGACGAAGCGGGTCCCGAGAAACTCTGGCACGTACGGGAGTTGCAGCTGGCCGCGCTGGCAGCGGTATTGCTACTCGCAGGATGGCTCGTCGGTCGGCTCGGATCACCGGGCGTGGCGATGGCGATCGAATTGGCCGCCGTCGCCGCCGGCGCAGCGACGTTCGTCCCCGCGGCGGTGCGCAATCTCAGACATGGCCGCGTCGGCGTCGGCACCTTGATGACTATCGCGGCCATCGGGGCGGTCGCGCTTGGTCAGATCGCCGAGGCGGCACTGCTCGCCATCCTGTTCTCGATCGCCGAGGGTCTCGAGCACTACGCGGTGACCCGCACCCGCCGAGGGCTGCGCGCGCTCTTGTCGCTCGTGCCGCCGACGGTGTCGGTGCTCCGCGACGGACACGAAATGACTGTCGCTCCGGGCGAGCTCGTGGTCGGCGACGTGATGGTGTTGCGGCCGGGCGAGCGCGCGGCCACTGACTGTGTCATCTCCGCGGGCAGCACCAGCCTGAATCTGTCGGCCATCACGGGCGAGTCGGTGCCGGTCGAGGCGGGGCCGGGCAGCGAGGTGCACGCCGGTGCGATAACCGGCGGTGGCGCAATCGAAGTCACCGTCAGCTCGCTCGCCTCGGACAGTTCACTGGCGCGCATCGTGCACATCGTCGAAGACGCCCAGGAGCGCAAGGGTTCCGGACAACGGCTGGCCGACCGGATAGCCCGTCCACTCGTCCCGGCGATCATGGCGCTTTCGGCGGCCGTTGCCGGTGTCGGTTCGCTTTTCGGCGAACCAGCGGTCTGGGTGGAGCGGGCGCTCGTGGTCCTGGTGGCGGCGTCGCCCTGCGCCCTGGCCATCGCCGTGCCGCTGACCGTCGTGGCCGCCATCGGCGCTGCCAGCCGGCAGGGTGCGCTCGTCAAAGGTGGGGCGGCCGTCGAGGAGTTGGGCCGCATCGCCGTCATCGCCCTCGACAAGACCGGCACACTGACCCAGAACAGCCCGCAGGTCATCGAGACGGTGACCACCTCCGGGATCAGCGAGACGGACGCGTTGCGGATGGCCGCCGGTGTGGAGTCGCGCAGCGAGCATCCGCTTGCCCAGGCGATCATGGCGGCTGCGGGCGACGACGTGGCGCCGGCCGCCGGTGTGTCCGCGCGTGCCGGACACGGGATCACCGGCCAGGTGGGCGAATCCGCTCTTCGGCTCGGCAAGCCGGGTTGGATCGATCCGGGCCCGCTCGCCGACGACGTCGTACGACTGCAGGCTGCAGGCGCTACGGTCGTGCTCCTCGAACGCGACGCCGAGGTGTTGGCAGCCATCGCCGTCCGCGACGAGCTGCGACCGGAGGCCGCCGAGGTGGTAGCGCAGTTGCGGCGGATGGGGGCTGAGGTGGCGATGCTCACGGGTGACAACCGGCGCACCGCCGAGGCGCTCGCCGCCGAAGCGGGTATCGACACCGTCCACGCCGAACTCTTGCCCGAGGACAAGGCCCGATTGCTCGCCGAACTCTCGCGGGGACGTCCCGTCGCGATGGTCGGTGACGGTGTCAACGACGCACCCGCGCTGGCAACGGCGGACATCGGAATCGCCATGGGCGCCATGGGAACCGACGTGGCCATCGAGACCGCCGACGTCGCGCTCATGGGTGAGGACCTGCGACATCTGCCGCAGGTGCTGACCCACAGCCGCCGGGCCCGTCGCATCATGGTGCAGAACATCGGCCTGTCGCTGGCCCTCATCGCGACGTTGATTCCGTTGGCCGCCTTCGGCGTGCTCGGCTTGGCGACCGTGGTCTTCATCCATGAACTGGCCGAGGTGCTGGTGATTCTCAACGCAATTCGGGCCGCCCGGATCGAATCGCTACCAAAACTCTCGACATGGGTGCCCGACTCATGTTCGTTGCCGACCGCCGAGCAACCCCTGCGGGTGGCCGAGTTCGCGGCGCTGTTCCGCGACTCGGTGCTGGGCTACACGCGCACCGGCGCGACGAAGCTGGTGCTGGTGGTGGCGGCCGATGCCGAGAAGACCGCGCGCGAGTTGGCGGCGCGGGAGACGGAATGCTGTACGTTCTTCGACTTCCGGTTCACAGCGTCGGGTTCCGATGTCGTGATGTCGGTCAGCGTGCCCGAATCACGTACCGGTGTGCTCGACGCGCTCACCGAGGCCGTCAGCGCCGCGCGGCCAACGCACCGTCCCATAGAGTCCTAG
- a CDS encoding YnfA family protein: MVVRSIVLFALAALAEIGGAWLVWQGVREHRGWLWAGLGVIALGLYGFVATLQPDAHFGRILAAYGGVFVAGSLLWGVVLDGFRPDRWDIIGASICLAGVAVIMYAPRGA; encoded by the coding sequence ATGGTGGTGCGTTCGATCGTGCTCTTCGCGCTGGCAGCGCTTGCGGAGATCGGTGGTGCGTGGCTGGTGTGGCAAGGGGTGCGCGAGCATCGCGGATGGCTGTGGGCGGGCCTGGGAGTCATTGCCCTCGGCCTCTACGGCTTCGTCGCCACCCTGCAACCCGACGCGCACTTCGGCCGGATTCTCGCGGCATACGGTGGCGTCTTCGTCGCCGGGTCGCTGCTGTGGGGTGTGGTGCTCGACGGTTTCCGCCCCGACCGCTGGGACATCATCGGCGCGTCGATCTGCCTGGCCGGAGTCGCGGTGATCATGTACGCGCCCCGAGGGGCCTGA
- the groL gene encoding chaperonin GroEL (60 kDa chaperone family; promotes refolding of misfolded polypeptides especially under stressful conditions; forms two stacked rings of heptamers to form a barrel-shaped 14mer; ends can be capped by GroES; misfolded proteins enter the barrel where they are refolded when GroES binds): MSKQIEFNETARRAMEAGVDKLADAVRVTLGPRGRNVVLAKSWGGPTVTNDGVTIAREIDLEDPFENLGAQLVKSVATKTNDVAGDGTTTATVLAQAIIKAGLRNVAAGANPIALGSGIAKAADAVSEALLASATPVSDKNGIAQVATVSSRDQQVGELVGEAMTTVGADGVVSVEESSTLSTELEITEGVGFDKGYLSAYFMTDFDAQEAVLEDALVLMHREKISSLPDLLPLLEKVAEAGKPLLIVAEDVEGEALSTLVVNAIRKTLKAVAVKAPFFGDRRKAFLDDLAVVTGGQVVNPDVGLVLREVGLEVLGTARRVVVDKDSTVIVDGGGTKDAIEARKAQLRAEIEGSDSDWDREKLEERLAKLAGGVAVIKVGAATETDLKKRKEAVEDAVAAAKAAVEEGIIAGGGAALVKARSSLDTLRGELTGDERLGLEVFASALSSPLYWIATNAGLDGSVVVNKVTELPAGQGFNAATLEYGDLSADGVVDPVKVTRSAVLNAASVARMVLTTETAIVEKPAEEEDDGHGHGHGHHHH; this comes from the coding sequence ATGAGCAAGCAGATTGAGTTCAACGAAACTGCGCGTCGCGCAATGGAGGCCGGTGTCGACAAGCTCGCCGACGCGGTGCGGGTGACCCTGGGCCCGCGCGGTCGCAACGTGGTGCTGGCCAAGTCCTGGGGCGGGCCCACCGTCACCAACGACGGCGTGACCATCGCGCGCGAGATCGACTTGGAGGACCCGTTCGAGAACCTCGGCGCGCAGCTGGTGAAGTCGGTGGCCACCAAGACCAACGACGTCGCGGGCGACGGCACCACGACGGCCACCGTGCTGGCACAGGCGATCATCAAGGCGGGGCTTCGCAACGTCGCCGCGGGCGCCAACCCCATCGCACTCGGCTCGGGAATCGCCAAGGCCGCCGACGCAGTGTCGGAGGCCCTGCTGGCCTCGGCCACCCCGGTGTCGGACAAGAACGGCATCGCCCAGGTCGCGACGGTCTCGTCGCGGGACCAGCAGGTCGGCGAGTTGGTCGGCGAGGCGATGACCACGGTCGGCGCCGACGGTGTGGTGTCCGTCGAGGAGTCCTCGACGCTGAGCACCGAACTGGAGATCACCGAGGGTGTCGGCTTCGACAAGGGTTACCTGTCGGCCTACTTCATGACCGACTTCGACGCCCAGGAGGCGGTGCTCGAGGATGCGCTGGTGCTGATGCACCGCGAGAAGATCAGCTCGCTGCCCGACCTGCTTCCGCTGCTGGAGAAGGTCGCCGAGGCGGGCAAGCCGCTGTTGATCGTCGCCGAAGACGTTGAGGGCGAGGCGTTGTCGACGCTGGTCGTCAACGCCATCCGCAAGACCCTGAAGGCCGTCGCGGTCAAGGCGCCGTTCTTCGGTGACCGTCGCAAGGCGTTCCTCGACGACCTCGCCGTGGTGACCGGCGGGCAGGTCGTCAACCCCGACGTCGGGCTCGTGCTGCGTGAGGTCGGCCTCGAGGTGCTCGGCACCGCCCGGCGCGTCGTGGTGGACAAGGACAGCACGGTGATCGTCGACGGCGGTGGTACCAAGGACGCGATCGAGGCGCGCAAGGCTCAGCTGCGGGCCGAGATCGAGGGCAGCGACTCGGACTGGGACCGCGAGAAGCTCGAGGAGCGGTTGGCCAAACTGGCCGGCGGCGTTGCCGTCATCAAGGTCGGCGCGGCCACCGAGACCGACCTGAAGAAGCGCAAGGAAGCCGTCGAGGACGCGGTCGCGGCGGCCAAGGCCGCGGTCGAGGAGGGCATCATCGCCGGCGGCGGCGCCGCCCTGGTCAAGGCGCGTAGCTCCCTGGACACGTTGCGCGGCGAGCTGACCGGTGACGAGCGGCTAGGGCTCGAGGTGTTCGCCTCAGCGCTGTCCTCGCCGCTGTACTGGATCGCCACCAACGCCGGCCTGGATGGCTCCGTTGTCGTGAACAAGGTCACCGAACTTCCTGCGGGACAAGGCTTCAACGCCGCAACCCTGGAGTACGGCGATCTGTCGGCCGACGGTGTGGTCGATCCGGTCAAGGTGACCCGCTCGGCGGTGCTCAACGCCGCGTCGGTCGCCCGGATGGTGCTCACCACCGAGACGGCGATTGTCGAGAAGCCTGCCGAGGAGGAGGACGACGGCCACGGCCACGGCCATGGCCATCACCACCACTGA
- the groES gene encoding co-chaperone GroES gives MASVNIKPLEDKILVQANEAETTTASGLVIPDTAKEKPQEGTVVAVGPGRWDDEGEKRIPLDVSEGDTVIYSKYGGTEIKYNGEEYLILSARDVLAVVNK, from the coding sequence GTGGCGAGCGTGAACATCAAGCCACTCGAGGACAAGATCCTCGTACAGGCCAACGAGGCCGAGACCACGACCGCTTCCGGTCTGGTCATCCCGGACACCGCCAAGGAGAAGCCGCAGGAAGGCACCGTGGTCGCCGTCGGCCCCGGCCGCTGGGACGACGAGGGCGAAAAGCGCATCCCGCTGGACGTCTCGGAGGGCGACACCGTCATCTACAGCAAGTACGGCGGCACCGAGATCAAGTACAACGGCGAGGAGTACCTGATCCTGTCGGCGCGCGACGTGCTGGCAGTCGTCAACAAGTAA
- the tsaD gene encoding tRNA (adenosine(37)-N6)-threonylcarbamoyltransferase complex transferase subunit TsaD, with the protein MIILAIESSCDETGVGIAELGADGSVRLLADEVASSVDEHARFGGVVPEIASRAHLEALGPTMRRALTTAGIARPDVVAATIGPGLAGALLVGVAAAKAYAAAWQVPFYAVNHLGGHLAADVYDHGPLPESIGLLVSGGHTNLLHVRSLGEPIIELGSTVDDAAGEAYDKVARLLGLGYPGGKVLDDLAREGDREAIVFPRGMTGPRDEPYAFSFSGLKTAVARYVEKRASHPDYNRADVAAGFQEAVAGVLTRKAVRACEQLDVDTLLIAGGVAANSRLRELAAQRCADQGLTLRIPRPRLCTDNGAMIASFAAHLIAAGAGPSPLDAASDPGLPVVRGQVA; encoded by the coding sequence GTGATCATCCTGGCCATCGAGAGCTCGTGTGACGAAACCGGTGTCGGCATCGCGGAACTGGGCGCCGACGGGTCGGTCCGTCTGCTCGCCGACGAGGTGGCCTCCAGCGTCGACGAGCACGCCCGGTTCGGCGGCGTCGTCCCCGAGATCGCCTCGCGCGCACACTTGGAGGCGCTGGGCCCGACCATGCGGCGCGCGCTGACGACCGCGGGCATCGCGAGGCCCGACGTCGTCGCGGCGACGATCGGGCCCGGTCTGGCGGGTGCGCTGCTGGTCGGCGTCGCCGCGGCCAAGGCCTACGCGGCGGCCTGGCAGGTGCCGTTCTACGCCGTCAACCACCTCGGCGGGCATCTGGCCGCCGACGTCTACGACCACGGCCCGTTGCCGGAGAGCATCGGCCTGCTGGTGTCGGGCGGGCACACCAACCTGCTGCACGTGCGATCGCTGGGCGAGCCGATCATCGAACTGGGCAGCACCGTCGACGACGCGGCGGGGGAGGCGTACGACAAGGTGGCCCGGCTGCTGGGGCTCGGCTATCCAGGCGGCAAGGTGCTCGACGACCTGGCTCGTGAGGGTGACCGCGAGGCGATCGTGTTTCCACGAGGCATGACCGGCCCGCGCGACGAGCCCTATGCCTTCAGCTTCTCCGGTCTGAAGACGGCGGTCGCGCGCTACGTGGAGAAACGGGCGAGTCATCCCGACTACAACCGGGCCGACGTGGCGGCCGGCTTCCAGGAGGCGGTTGCCGGCGTGCTGACGCGCAAAGCGGTGCGGGCGTGCGAGCAACTGGACGTCGACACGCTGCTGATCGCCGGAGGGGTCGCGGCCAACTCGCGGCTGCGGGAACTGGCCGCGCAACGGTGTGCGGACCAGGGGTTGACGCTGCGGATTCCGCGTCCGCGGCTGTGCACCGACAACGGTGCGATGATCGCGTCGTTCGCCGCGCACCTGATCGCCGCGGGCGCCGGACCGTCGCCGCTGGACGCCGCCAGCGATCCGGGATTGCCGGTGGTTCGCGGACAGGTCGCCTGA
- the rimI gene encoding ribosomal protein S18-alanine N-acetyltransferase: protein MSIAYGPLGPFDAARCAELEAQLFDGDDPWPERAFLAELKAEHIRYVAARDGDKLVGYAGIARLGRKTPYEYEIHTIGVDPAYHRQGIGKRMLTDLLEHAEGGTVFLEVRTDNVPAISLYESLGFVNVGLRKRYYRASGADAYTMRRDPPSPARQQTP from the coding sequence GTGAGCATCGCGTACGGACCCCTGGGGCCCTTCGATGCCGCGCGGTGTGCGGAGCTGGAGGCACAGTTGTTCGACGGCGACGACCCTTGGCCCGAGCGGGCGTTCCTCGCCGAGCTCAAGGCCGAACACATCCGATACGTCGCGGCCCGCGACGGTGACAAGCTCGTCGGCTACGCCGGAATCGCCCGGTTGGGCCGAAAGACGCCCTATGAGTACGAGATTCACACCATCGGGGTCGATCCCGCCTATCACCGGCAGGGCATCGGCAAGCGGATGCTGACCGATCTGCTCGAGCACGCCGAGGGTGGCACCGTCTTCCTCGAGGTGCGCACCGACAACGTGCCCGCCATCTCGCTGTACGAAAGCCTCGGCTTCGTCAACGTCGGCCTGCGCAAGCGCTACTACCGGGCCAGCGGCGCCGACGCGTATACGATGAGGCGAGACCCACCGAGCCCTGCGAGACAACAGACACCGTGA
- the tsaB gene encoding tRNA (adenosine(37)-N6)-threonylcarbamoyltransferase complex dimerization subunit type 1 TsaB yields the protein MTRTHGAGDTIVLAIDTATPAVTAGVVVLDGLQVLAERVTVDARAHAEQLTPNAVGALADAGISVSELGAVVVGCGPGPFTGLRVGMASAAAYGHALGLPVHGVCSLDAIGVETVGEALVVTDARRREVYWARYRDGVRTAGPAVDSPAEVPGAEDALARPPVYPRVVGLVRAVPDWTAEPAPLIPLYLRRPDARPAVVKR from the coding sequence GTGACCCGCACGCACGGTGCAGGAGACACGATCGTGCTCGCGATCGACACCGCAACGCCCGCGGTCACCGCGGGCGTGGTCGTGCTCGACGGGCTCCAGGTACTGGCCGAACGCGTCACGGTCGATGCCAGGGCGCATGCCGAACAACTCACACCCAATGCGGTCGGCGCGCTCGCCGACGCCGGGATCAGCGTGAGCGAGCTCGGTGCGGTGGTGGTCGGATGCGGGCCCGGCCCGTTCACCGGCCTGCGGGTCGGCATGGCGAGCGCCGCCGCCTACGGGCATGCGCTCGGTCTGCCGGTCCACGGCGTGTGCAGCCTCGACGCGATCGGCGTCGAGACCGTCGGAGAGGCACTGGTGGTGACCGACGCCCGCCGCCGGGAGGTGTACTGGGCGCGCTACCGCGACGGTGTGCGCACCGCCGGGCCTGCCGTCGACTCACCCGCCGAGGTGCCGGGCGCCGAGGATGCGCTGGCCCGGCCGCCGGTGTACCCGAGGGTGGTTGGCCTGGTGCGAGCCGTGCCGGACTGGACGGCCGAACCGGCGCCGTTGATTCCGCTCTACCTGCGGCGCCCCGACGCCAGACCCGCGGTGGTGAAGCGGTGA
- the tsaE gene encoding tRNA (adenosine(37)-N6)-threonylcarbamoyltransferase complex ATPase subunit type 1 TsaE, whose amino-acid sequence MGDRASGTAELVTAEDTIALGVRLGEQLLPGDVVVLSGPLGAGKTVLAKGIAKAMDVDGPVISPTFVLTRVHRARRPGTPAMIHVDLYRLLDWGSAEGSVDLLAELDSLDLDTDLDDAVVVVEWGEGLAERLSDRHLDVRLERARDTEIRTAVWEWSEP is encoded by the coding sequence ATGGGTGACCGCGCCTCGGGCACGGCCGAACTCGTCACCGCCGAAGACACGATCGCGTTGGGTGTCCGGCTCGGTGAGCAGCTCCTGCCGGGTGACGTCGTCGTGTTGTCCGGACCGCTCGGCGCCGGAAAAACCGTGCTGGCCAAGGGGATCGCGAAGGCGATGGACGTGGACGGCCCGGTGATCTCGCCGACCTTCGTACTAACGCGGGTGCACCGCGCGCGCCGACCCGGCACTCCGGCGATGATCCACGTGGACCTGTACCGGCTGCTCGACTGGGGTTCGGCCGAGGGTTCGGTCGACCTGCTGGCCGAACTGGACTCGCTGGATCTCGACACCGATCTCGATGACGCCGTCGTGGTCGTCGAGTGGGGCGAGGGCCTGGCCGAGAGACTTTCCGACCGCCACCTCGATGTCCGGCTCGAACGGGCCCGCGACACCGAGATCCGCACGGCGGTCTGGGAGTGGAGCGAGCCGTGA
- a CDS encoding alpha/beta fold hydrolase — MSDSEIQLPRDRGAGARWLAGAAGLSAVGSAAGLSAARSLRRRVSSDDPYEGEDFELLDVDRSSVVTTLDGVSLAVREVGPQDAPLTVVFAHGFCLRMGAFHFQRARLTEQWGDQVRMVFYDQRGHGQSAEAPPESYTVTQLGQDLESVLAVTAPRGPVVLVGHSMGGMTVLSHARQFPHRYPTRVVGAAIIASAAEGVSRSPLGEILKNPALEAVQFAVRYAPKAVHRTRGAAKAVIAPILRAASYGDDKISPSVVAFSEQMMHETPIATLVEFLHALEVHDESDGLVTLAKVPTLVACGDRDLLTSMDYSQAIAAALPKAELLIVGGAGHLVQLEQPEVINDALVRLVERATPSKLVRLTRRVRERVRNYG; from the coding sequence TTGAGCGACAGCGAGATCCAGCTACCGCGTGACCGTGGGGCGGGCGCACGCTGGCTGGCCGGGGCGGCGGGACTGAGCGCTGTCGGGTCCGCTGCGGGGCTGTCCGCCGCGCGCTCTCTGCGTCGCCGCGTCAGCAGCGACGACCCCTATGAGGGCGAAGACTTCGAGTTGCTCGACGTCGACCGCAGCTCGGTGGTCACCACGTTGGACGGGGTGTCGTTGGCGGTTCGCGAGGTCGGCCCGCAGGACGCGCCGCTGACCGTCGTGTTCGCACACGGGTTCTGCCTGCGCATGGGCGCCTTCCACTTCCAGCGTGCCCGGCTCACCGAACAGTGGGGCGACCAGGTCCGGATGGTGTTCTACGACCAGCGTGGGCACGGCCAGTCGGCGGAGGCGCCGCCGGAGAGCTACACCGTCACCCAGCTCGGACAGGACCTCGAGTCCGTGCTGGCGGTGACGGCGCCACGGGGCCCGGTGGTGCTCGTCGGTCATTCGATGGGCGGGATGACCGTGCTCTCGCACGCGCGCCAGTTCCCGCACCGCTACCCGACGCGCGTCGTGGGGGCCGCGATCATCGCCTCGGCGGCCGAAGGGGTGTCACGCTCCCCGCTCGGCGAGATCCTGAAGAACCCGGCGCTGGAAGCGGTGCAGTTCGCGGTGCGGTACGCCCCGAAGGCCGTGCACCGCACCCGCGGAGCCGCCAAAGCGGTGATCGCGCCGATCCTGCGGGCGGCATCGTACGGCGACGACAAGATCAGCCCCAGCGTGGTGGCCTTCTCCGAGCAGATGATGCACGAGACACCGATCGCCACGCTGGTCGAATTCCTGCATGCGCTCGAGGTGCACGACGAGTCCGACGGACTGGTGACGCTGGCGAAGGTGCCGACCCTCGTGGCGTGCGGCGACCGCGACCTGCTCACCTCGATGGACTACTCCCAGGCCATCGCGGCCGCGCTCCCGAAGGCCGAGCTGCTGATCGTCGGCGGCGCAGGCCACCTGGTTCAGCTCGAGCAGCCCGAAGTCATCAACGACGCCCTGGTGCGGCTGGTTGAGCGTGCGACACCGTCCAAGCTCGTAAGGCTCACCCGCCGCGTGCGCGAACGGGTCCGCAACTATGGGTGA